The Thalassotalea sp. 273M-4 genome includes a region encoding these proteins:
- the rep gene encoding DNA helicase Rep, whose protein sequence is MKLNPRQDEAKRYVSGPCLVLAGAGSGKTGVICQKISYLILECGYKARHIAAVTFTNKAAREMKERVTKMLGRQHSRGLMVSTFHSLGLDIVRRELKTLGFKPGFTLFDDQDSLALLKELSEKELDGDKELLSKLQSTISNWKNDLLLPEQVLKQVRGADDVLFAKYYQQYHQNMRAYNALDFDDLILIPTLLLRNYPEVRQRWQQKIQYLLVDEYQDTNASQYELVKLLAGERARFTVVGDDDQSIYSWRGAKPQNLVLLGKDYPQLKLIKLEQNYRSSGRILKCANVLIANNPHVYDKSLFSELAYGPELRVVKTKNEDHEAERVAGELLGHRFLNKSKFKDYAILYRGNFQSRVIEKVLMQNRIPYKISGGTSFFSRAEIKDIMAYLRLIVNPDDDNAFLRIVNVPRREIGPATLEKLGNYANLRQISMFAASFELGLEQHLTGRGLANIQRFTRMIVETEDNANRGDTAKVLRSFIQQINYEDWLYDTSASAKAAEMRMKNVTELFSWVTDMLEGSDDEEPMTLAQAVTRLTLRDMMERGEEEEDTDQVQLMTLHASKGLEFPYVFLIGSEEGILPHQTSLDEDNVEEERRLAYVGVTRAQRELIFTYAQERRQYGEVIRTEPSRFLYEMPQDDLVWEQGQERRVSAEEKQAKGKVGVANLRAILAAKKQE, encoded by the coding sequence ATGAAACTCAACCCCAGACAAGATGAAGCAAAACGATATGTCAGTGGACCATGCTTGGTTCTCGCTGGCGCTGGTAGTGGTAAAACCGGGGTTATCTGTCAAAAAATTTCTTACCTTATTCTCGAGTGTGGCTATAAAGCTCGCCATATTGCGGCGGTAACCTTTACCAACAAGGCGGCCCGTGAGATGAAAGAGCGAGTAACTAAAATGTTGGGCCGTCAGCACTCTCGTGGCTTAATGGTATCGACTTTTCATTCGTTAGGTTTGGATATTGTTCGACGCGAACTAAAAACCTTAGGTTTTAAGCCTGGCTTTACTTTGTTTGACGATCAAGACTCCTTGGCTTTGTTAAAAGAACTCAGTGAAAAAGAGTTAGATGGTGATAAAGAGTTGCTGTCGAAATTACAAAGTACCATTTCCAATTGGAAAAACGATTTATTGTTGCCAGAGCAAGTGTTAAAGCAAGTTCGTGGAGCAGATGACGTTTTATTTGCGAAGTATTATCAACAATACCATCAAAATATGCGCGCTTATAACGCCCTAGATTTTGATGATTTGATCTTAATACCGACGTTATTACTGCGTAACTACCCAGAAGTACGTCAACGTTGGCAACAAAAAATTCAGTATTTATTGGTGGACGAATACCAAGATACCAATGCCAGTCAATATGAACTGGTCAAGCTACTTGCAGGCGAACGAGCGCGTTTTACGGTGGTGGGTGATGACGATCAGTCGATTTATTCTTGGCGAGGGGCAAAGCCACAAAACTTGGTTTTGCTTGGCAAAGACTACCCCCAATTAAAATTAATTAAACTCGAGCAAAACTATCGTTCATCGGGACGTATTCTTAAATGTGCTAACGTATTAATTGCCAATAACCCGCACGTTTATGACAAATCGTTATTCAGTGAATTAGCCTACGGTCCTGAACTGAGGGTGGTGAAAACCAAAAACGAAGATCACGAAGCTGAGCGAGTGGCGGGTGAGCTTTTGGGGCACCGCTTTTTAAATAAGAGTAAATTTAAAGACTACGCGATTTTGTACCGCGGTAACTTTCAATCGAGAGTGATAGAAAAGGTCCTTATGCAAAACCGCATTCCTTATAAAATAAGCGGTGGCACATCGTTTTTTTCGCGCGCAGAAATCAAGGATATCATGGCCTACTTGCGCCTGATCGTGAACCCGGATGATGATAATGCATTTTTGCGCATTGTGAATGTCCCGCGACGTGAAATTGGCCCAGCCACCTTAGAAAAGCTTGGTAATTATGCTAATTTACGACAAATCAGCATGTTTGCCGCCAGTTTTGAATTAGGCCTAGAACAGCACTTAACAGGGCGAGGGCTGGCCAATATTCAGCGTTTTACCCGGATGATTGTTGAAACCGAAGATAACGCCAACCGGGGGGACACGGCGAAGGTCTTACGCAGCTTTATTCAGCAGATCAATTACGAAGACTGGCTTTACGATACCTCGGCCAGTGCGAAGGCCGCCGAAATGCGGATGAAAAACGTGACCGAGTTATTTAGTTGGGTTACAGACATGCTTGAAGGCAGTGATGATGAAGAGCCGATGACCCTTGCACAAGCGGTAACTCGTTTAACCTTACGCGATATGATGGAGCGAGGTGAAGAGGAAGAAGATACCGATCAGGTTCAGCTAATGACTTTGCATGCATCAAAAGGTCTGGAATTTCCTTACGTCTTTCTTATTGGTTCTGAAGAGGGGATTTTACCGCATCAAACCAGCCTTGATGAAGATAATGTCGAAGAAGAGCGACGTTTAGCCTATGTAGGGGTGACCAGAGCGCAACGCGAATTGATTTTTACCTATGCCCAAGAGCGTCGCCAATATGGTGAAGTCATTCGGACCGAGCCTTCGCGCTTTTTATATGAAATGCCACAGGACGATTTGGTTTGGGAGCAAGGGCAAGAGCGACGAGTCAGCGCGGAAGAAAAACAAGCCAAAGGTAAGGTGGGTGTGGCTAATTTAAGGGCTATTTTAGCCGCGAAAAAACAAGAGTGA
- a CDS encoding EAL domain-containing protein produces the protein MTPSSVEQRLLTLLSKYKQSKKVQTGLLRLAELTSVATDLDVFCTQLQTIIKRYFPAKNLYLQLFTQPHNIAAAHYYVDELNIAPIDKQLSTDVVEFIRTIGNPIFMDHDQVSILDPEQGLTKRPFPSRDKYPKLIDKWLAAPLVIEGISIGLVAIAGFESKSKSVIADLQIIRFIANQIASAIHRNCANDKLKSYSTDLEDVIFDRTKDLIQTNKVLQQKVEHSRVIEEKLYFAAHHDTLTKLPNRKMITERIEQRLKQANNKFAILFIDLDRFKVINDTLGHHIGDQLLIQISARIAECIRTKDTLARLGGDEFVILLDSLNHPDDAEYIALRIIDSINQPFLIEGQQLHSSASIGINIVKDNYHNALEVLRDADAAMYQAKAMGRNRFVFFDDSMREELLANLTLEQDLRQALNKQEFVLHLQKISAIGNNNATIGYEALLRWQHPSRGLLSPIDFLEMAEETGLIIAIEYWILKQVGQQIKQWQHSAQANAFISINLSGKHLTQSKYIQRLSQKITEYVCRPQQLILEFNESAFSQSTELTLNQLKRIKSTGVKLALDGYGSGISSLNYLQNYPFEIIKLDQSFVRSFNSNEKNLKLAKTLCELGSVFGYHLVAEGIESEKQLLKAIEAGCDYGQGFYISRPQSSESPESDQKQSEDDVDNCA, from the coding sequence TTGACACCGTCATCAGTTGAACAACGCTTGCTTACGTTATTGTCCAAATATAAGCAGAGCAAAAAAGTACAGACAGGTTTGTTACGTCTCGCTGAATTAACCAGTGTGGCGACCGACTTGGACGTCTTTTGTACTCAACTGCAAACCATTATTAAGCGCTATTTCCCAGCCAAAAACTTATACCTGCAATTATTTACCCAACCGCATAATATCGCCGCCGCCCATTATTACGTCGATGAATTAAACATCGCTCCGATTGACAAACAGTTATCTACCGATGTTGTTGAATTCATTCGCACGATAGGTAATCCAATATTCATGGATCACGATCAAGTATCGATTTTAGATCCTGAACAAGGTTTAACTAAACGCCCATTCCCCAGTCGGGATAAATACCCCAAATTAATTGATAAATGGTTGGCTGCGCCTCTAGTCATAGAAGGCATTAGTATTGGTTTGGTGGCGATTGCCGGCTTTGAAAGTAAAAGCAAAAGCGTTATTGCTGATTTGCAGATTATTCGCTTTATCGCCAACCAAATAGCATCTGCGATTCATCGAAACTGCGCCAATGATAAGCTAAAAAGTTATAGCACCGATTTAGAAGATGTCATTTTTGATCGCACCAAAGACCTTATCCAAACCAATAAGGTCTTACAGCAAAAGGTTGAACACAGTCGCGTTATTGAGGAAAAGCTTTATTTTGCCGCTCATCACGATACCTTAACTAAGCTCCCTAATCGAAAAATGATCACCGAGCGCATTGAGCAAAGGTTAAAACAAGCAAACAATAAATTTGCCATTTTATTCATTGACTTAGACCGCTTTAAAGTAATCAATGACACCTTGGGCCACCACATTGGCGACCAACTATTAATCCAAATATCGGCCCGAATCGCAGAATGTATTCGCACCAAGGACACCCTAGCGCGACTAGGTGGCGATGAGTTTGTTATTTTATTGGATAGTTTAAACCACCCAGATGATGCGGAGTATATCGCTTTACGCATTATCGACAGCATCAATCAGCCGTTTTTAATTGAAGGGCAACAATTACATTCCAGTGCCAGCATTGGCATTAATATTGTAAAAGACAACTACCATAACGCTCTTGAGGTGCTACGTGATGCCGATGCAGCCATGTATCAAGCCAAAGCCATGGGACGCAACCGATTTGTGTTTTTTGATGACAGTATGCGTGAAGAATTGCTGGCCAATTTAACCCTCGAACAAGATCTTCGCCAAGCCCTAAACAAGCAAGAATTTGTGTTACATCTACAAAAAATCAGCGCCATTGGTAACAACAATGCCACGATTGGATATGAAGCCTTATTGCGCTGGCAACACCCTTCACGTGGTTTATTATCACCGATTGATTTTTTAGAGATGGCGGAAGAAACAGGGTTAATAATAGCGATAGAATATTGGATCCTTAAGCAAGTTGGCCAACAAATCAAACAATGGCAACACTCGGCTCAGGCCAATGCGTTTATCAGCATTAACCTGTCGGGCAAGCATTTAACTCAATCTAAGTATATTCAACGGTTGTCACAAAAAATCACCGAGTACGTTTGTCGACCGCAACAACTGATTTTAGAGTTCAATGAATCCGCCTTTAGTCAAAGCACAGAGCTCACTTTAAACCAACTGAAACGGATTAAAAGTACAGGGGTTAAATTGGCCTTGGACGGTTATGGTTCGGGCATTTCGTCATTAAATTATTTGCAGAACTACCCATTTGAGATCATTAAACTTGATCAATCCTTTGTCCGCTCATTTAATTCCAATGAGAAAAATTTAAAACTGGCAAAAACATTATGTGAATTGGGCTCAGTATTTGGATATCATTTGGTCGCCGAAGGCATTGAATCAGAAAAACAATTACTCAAAGCAATAGAAGCAGGGTGTGATTATGGCCAAGGCTTTTACATCAGTCGTCCACAAAGCAGTGAGTCACCAGAATCAGACCAAAAGCAAAGCGAAGATGATGTCGATAATTGTGCCTAA
- the rpoH gene encoding RNA polymerase sigma factor RpoH, which yields MSKTMQSMALTVPQSGSIEAYVQSAYSIPMLSAEREHELASRLHIQNDLNAAQELIMSHLRFVIHIAKGYAGYGLPQADLIQEGNIGLMKAVKRFNPEVGVRLVSFAVHWIKAEIHEFVLKNWRIVKIATTKAQRKLFFNLRKNKQRLGWFNQQEVDTVAKTLGVSAKDVMEMENRMSSADQAFDLTDSDDDSASAGGNFAPAQYLEDSHSDLSAEVENDNWDNHVNNQLANAMTALDERSQDIIKTRWLDDDKATLQDLANKYHISAERVRQLEKNALNKLKQGIAEH from the coding sequence ATGAGTAAGACTATGCAATCAATGGCTTTAACTGTCCCACAAAGCGGCAGTATCGAAGCATACGTGCAATCAGCTTATAGCATTCCTATGCTTAGCGCTGAACGTGAGCATGAACTAGCATCTCGCTTACATATTCAAAATGACTTAAATGCTGCACAAGAACTGATCATGTCGCACTTGCGTTTTGTGATTCACATCGCAAAAGGCTATGCTGGCTATGGCTTACCTCAAGCTGATTTAATTCAAGAAGGTAACATTGGTCTGATGAAAGCGGTGAAGCGTTTTAACCCTGAAGTGGGTGTTCGCTTGGTATCATTTGCGGTCCACTGGATCAAAGCCGAAATTCATGAATTTGTGCTTAAAAACTGGCGCATTGTTAAAATTGCCACCACAAAAGCTCAACGTAAATTGTTCTTTAATTTAAGAAAGAACAAGCAACGCTTAGGTTGGTTTAACCAACAAGAGGTCGATACAGTCGCCAAAACGCTCGGCGTTAGTGCCAAAGATGTTATGGAAATGGAAAACCGCATGAGCTCTGCCGATCAGGCTTTCGATTTGACCGACAGCGATGATGATAGTGCCTCTGCGGGCGGTAATTTTGCCCCAGCCCAATACTTAGAAGACAGCCATTCGGATCTTTCTGCGGAAGTTGAAAATGATAATTGGGATAACCATGTCAACAACCAGTTAGCAAATGCCATGACAGCTCTAGACGAGCGCAGCCAAGATATTATCAAAACTCGCTGGTTAGACGACGATAAAGCAACGCTACAAGATTTAGCGAACAAGTATCACATTTCCGCTGAACGTGTAAGACAGCTAGAAAAGAATGCTCTTAATAAACTTAAGCAAGGCATTGCAGAACACTAA
- the ftsX gene encoding permease-like cell division protein FtsX: MPAPSATTLKVKPALTLQQLLLLPVRHLQQAVGSLGDLWRTPLASLMTIFVLGISLTLPATLHVFTKNAQQISSQWDSAAQINVYLNMDTPSKDAENLAKRIRLYPEVDTVKLISSEQALKEFTQLSGFGKALSYLDTNPLPTTLIVTPTKRHSKAQAAEKLLEKIESERTVAQGKLDLEWLTRLQAIMSLIQNIVSALAFLLSLSVVLIIGNTIRLAILNQKSAIEVMKMVGATDGFIQRPFMYTGMWYGIFGGILAVITVFLLTFYLDFAIVDLAELYHSQFSLQGLSFSECLILVSSAVVLGLTGSYISVRKHIKDIEPQA, translated from the coding sequence ATGCCAGCACCATCAGCCACCACCTTAAAAGTAAAACCCGCTTTAACGTTGCAACAACTGCTGTTACTTCCTGTTCGTCATTTACAACAAGCGGTAGGTAGTTTAGGCGACTTGTGGCGCACCCCTCTCGCCTCATTAATGACCATTTTTGTGCTAGGGATCAGCTTAACATTGCCTGCAACCTTGCATGTTTTTACTAAAAATGCACAACAAATAAGTAGCCAATGGGACTCAGCTGCTCAAATCAATGTGTATTTAAACATGGATACGCCCAGCAAAGATGCTGAAAACCTCGCTAAGCGAATTAGACTATATCCTGAAGTCGACACGGTTAAGTTGATTTCATCAGAACAAGCGCTCAAAGAATTCACCCAGCTTTCGGGCTTTGGTAAGGCATTATCTTATCTGGACACCAATCCTCTACCCACGACATTAATTGTAACTCCGACCAAGCGTCATAGTAAGGCGCAAGCCGCCGAGAAATTACTCGAAAAAATCGAATCAGAACGCACCGTCGCACAAGGTAAGCTTGATTTAGAATGGTTAACTCGGTTACAGGCTATCATGTCACTTATACAAAATATTGTGTCGGCTTTGGCTTTTTTGCTTAGCTTATCGGTGGTTTTGATCATAGGCAATACCATTCGCTTAGCCATTTTAAATCAAAAAAGCGCTATTGAAGTGATGAAAATGGTGGGGGCAACTGACGGCTTTATCCAGCGGCCATTTATGTATACAGGTATGTGGTATGGCATTTTTGGTGGTATTTTAGCGGTCATTACGGTGTTTTTACTGACTTTTTACCTTGATTTCGCCATTGTTGATTTAGCCGAACTATACCATAGTCAATTTTCATTACAGGGCTTATCATTCTCCGAATGCCTTATCTTAGTGAGCAGTGCGGTTGTATTAGGCCTTACCGGCAGCTACATTTCTGTTCGCAAGCACATAAAAGATATCGAACCTCAGGCTTAA
- the ftsE gene encoding cell division ATP-binding protein FtsE gives MIHFNSVNKTYPGGFSALKNINFKMQSGEMAFLTGHSGAGKSTLLKLISLMERPTSGQVAINGMDVSRVTYKQIPYLRRNIGIIFQNHNLLTDRTVFDNVALPLIIEGVSGKEIRKRVEAAIEKVGLSDKLKCFPYMLSGGEQQRVGIARAIVNKPPIILADEPTGNLDPKLSLDIIKLFEDFNAVGVCVLIATHDLGLIARMKYRTLTLKEGKMITDGLTMAEQEIL, from the coding sequence ATGATTCATTTTAATTCGGTAAACAAAACCTACCCAGGCGGTTTCAGCGCTTTAAAAAATATCAATTTTAAAATGCAAAGCGGTGAAATGGCTTTTTTAACCGGTCATTCTGGTGCAGGTAAGTCTACTTTATTAAAATTAATATCATTAATGGAACGCCCAACCTCTGGCCAAGTCGCCATTAATGGGATGGACGTCTCTCGTGTTACCTATAAGCAAATTCCTTACCTGCGCCGTAATATTGGCATCATATTTCAAAATCATAATCTGTTAACCGATCGCACAGTGTTTGACAATGTTGCCCTACCTCTGATTATTGAGGGGGTGAGCGGTAAAGAAATTCGTAAAAGAGTCGAAGCTGCCATTGAAAAGGTTGGTCTTAGCGATAAGCTCAAATGCTTCCCTTATATGCTTTCAGGTGGAGAACAACAACGAGTGGGGATTGCTCGGGCCATTGTTAATAAACCACCAATCATCCTAGCCGATGAACCCACAGGTAACCTCGACCCTAAGTTATCATTGGACATCATTAAATTATTTGAAGATTTTAATGCTGTGGGGGTATGTGTTTTAATCGCGACCCATGATTTAGGCTTAATTGCACGAATGAAATATCGCACCTTGACCCTTAAAGAGGGCAAAATGATCACCGACGGTTTAACGATGGCCGAGCAGGAGATATTATAA
- the ftsY gene encoding signal recognition particle-docking protein FtsY, with translation MAKKKGFFSWLKKDKTAEHVEQTTSEQQQSPEQTEVDSSSVSPVNEPLETVDENANPMAPESSDAKVNPTAAHKAEAEAEAEAEAEAEAEAEAEAEAEAEAEAEAEAEAEAEAEAEAEAEAEAEAEAEAEAEAEAEAEKSKPEPLPEQEKTGFFTRLKQGLFKTRQSLGGGIFDLFRGKKIDDELFEELETQLLLADVGMETTQKIIDALTESASRKQLKDGEALYELLKAEMQKILDNIDAPKHPEPEGLRVILMVGVNGVGKTTTIGKLAKQFQSQGKSVMLAAGDTFRAAAVEQLQVWGERNNIPVVAQHTGADSASVIFDAVNSAKSKGCDILIADTAGRLQNKAHLMEELKKVVRVMKKIDPQAPHEVMLTLDAGTGQNALSQTKLFDQAVGLTSINLTKLDGTAKGGVIFALADQYKLPIGYLGVGEGIDDLRPFNSKEFIEALFEK, from the coding sequence ATGGCAAAGAAAAAAGGTTTTTTTTCCTGGTTAAAAAAAGATAAAACGGCAGAACACGTCGAACAAACAACATCTGAGCAACAACAAAGCCCTGAGCAAACCGAGGTTGATTCGAGTTCTGTGTCGCCGGTAAATGAGCCGCTAGAGACGGTTGATGAAAATGCAAACCCGATGGCCCCAGAAAGTAGCGATGCTAAGGTAAACCCGACGGCAGCTCACAAAGCAGAAGCAGAAGCAGAAGCAGAAGCAGAAGCAGAAGCAGAAGCAGAAGCAGAAGCAGAAGCAGAAGCAGAAGCAGAAGCAGAAGCAGAAGCAGAAGCAGAAGCAGAAGCAGAAGCAGAAGCAGAAGCAGAAGCAGAAGCAGAAGCAGAAGCAGAAGCAGAAGCAGAAGCAGAAGCAGAAGCAGAAGCAGAAAAGTCTAAACCTGAACCCCTACCAGAACAAGAAAAAACCGGTTTTTTTACCCGCCTAAAACAAGGTTTATTTAAGACGCGCCAGTCGCTTGGTGGTGGAATTTTCGATTTATTTCGTGGTAAAAAAATCGATGATGAGCTGTTTGAAGAGCTCGAAACTCAGCTTTTACTTGCCGATGTCGGGATGGAAACAACCCAAAAGATCATTGATGCGTTAACAGAATCAGCTTCACGCAAGCAACTTAAAGATGGTGAAGCACTTTATGAGTTGTTAAAAGCAGAAATGCAAAAAATTCTCGACAACATTGATGCGCCTAAACACCCTGAACCTGAAGGCTTAAGAGTTATTTTAATGGTAGGTGTTAACGGTGTTGGAAAAACCACCACCATTGGTAAGCTAGCAAAACAGTTTCAAAGCCAAGGTAAATCGGTGATGTTAGCGGCCGGTGATACTTTCCGTGCGGCAGCAGTAGAACAACTGCAAGTATGGGGTGAGCGCAATAATATTCCGGTAGTTGCCCAACATACCGGTGCCGACAGTGCCTCAGTTATCTTCGATGCCGTAAACTCAGCAAAAAGCAAAGGTTGTGACATTTTAATTGCCGATACCGCTGGTCGTTTACAAAACAAGGCTCACCTAATGGAAGAGTTGAAAAAAGTCGTTAGGGTAATGAAAAAGATTGACCCACAAGCACCTCACGAAGTGATGCTGACCCTGGATGCGGGGACCGGACAAAATGCCCTTAGCCAAACCAAGTTATTTGACCAAGCCGTCGGCTTAACCAGCATTAATTTGACCAAACTTGATGGGACGGCCAAAGGTGGTGTCATCTTTGCACTAGCTGATCAGTATAAGTTACCCATTGGCTACCTTGGTGTCGGTGAAGGTATTGATGACTTGCGCCCATTCAACAGTAAAGAATTTATCGAAGCCTTATTTGAAAAATAA
- the rsmD gene encoding 16S rRNA (guanine(966)-N(2))-methyltransferase RsmD, translating to MAKYSKAKTAQPTGQVRIIAGKHRGRKLPVLLSDGLRPTTDRVKETVFNWLTSDIVDARCLDCFAGSGSLGFEALSRGAKEVSFIELSTKVANQLKQNIALLKADNATVLNQDVNQYLLQAKQGFDLVFIDPPFRLGLVEKVVSLLEQQQLLNPDALIYIETESEKGELAVPAHWQLLKQKVAGQVTYRLYQGG from the coding sequence ATGGCGAAATATTCTAAAGCGAAAACGGCGCAACCAACGGGCCAAGTTAGGATTATTGCAGGCAAGCATCGTGGTCGAAAACTGCCTGTGTTATTAAGTGATGGGCTGCGTCCAACTACGGACAGAGTCAAAGAGACGGTATTTAATTGGCTCACTAGCGACATTGTCGATGCACGCTGTCTTGATTGCTTCGCAGGCTCTGGTAGCTTAGGCTTTGAAGCCTTATCTCGTGGCGCTAAAGAGGTCAGCTTTATTGAGTTGTCGACAAAAGTTGCGAACCAGCTTAAACAAAACATAGCGTTACTTAAAGCTGATAATGCGACAGTGTTAAATCAAGATGTAAATCAATATTTACTGCAAGCAAAGCAAGGTTTTGATCTGGTATTCATTGATCCGCCTTTTCGTTTAGGTCTGGTTGAAAAAGTTGTAAGCCTATTAGAGCAACAACAGTTATTAAACCCCGATGCGTTGATTTACATAGAGACAGAATCGGAAAAAGGAGAATTGGCGGTGCCTGCCCATTGGCAGTTATTAAAACAAAAAGTCGCAGGACAAGTAACCTACCGCTTGTATCAAGGTGGCTAA
- a CDS encoding dodecin — protein sequence MSDHHTYKKLEVVGSSPNSIEEAIENALAECAKTISHLNWFEVVETRGHIVDGKVGHYQVTIKVGFRLKYS from the coding sequence ATGTCAGATCATCATACTTACAAGAAACTTGAAGTGGTAGGCTCTTCCCCTAATTCGATAGAAGAAGCCATTGAAAATGCCTTAGCCGAATGCGCTAAAACGATTTCTCATTTAAATTGGTTTGAAGTGGTCGAAACTCGAGGCCATATTGTTGACGGCAAAGTGGGTCATTATCAAGTAACCATTAAAGTTGGTTTTCGCCTTAAATACAGCTAG
- a CDS encoding YjaG family protein: MQYSFLALEYKVSIKLPLNTLSFWQQTAFAACLLERMLPNYAMFSEAVEFGDANLLRNQLNLIWQRLEQGQIKINYAAQLEKLEDIIPDVDDYDFFGVYPALDTCMAMGSLLQGMQDNDDSTLLNVPLLSINSVRHYVQLLLAQEHQQQEEIVLKEADIEEHPLMVWERETQQEAFDVLQQAAQNKSTCQQLKALVLEEKISNLGIEY; the protein is encoded by the coding sequence TTGCAGTATTCATTTTTAGCCTTGGAATATAAGGTGTCGATAAAACTCCCATTAAATACGTTGTCTTTTTGGCAACAAACCGCTTTTGCCGCTTGCCTGCTTGAACGTATGCTTCCAAATTATGCGATGTTCTCTGAAGCCGTTGAATTTGGCGATGCGAATCTTTTGCGCAACCAATTAAACTTAATTTGGCAACGATTAGAACAAGGTCAGATCAAAATTAATTACGCTGCCCAATTAGAAAAGCTCGAAGACATTATTCCTGATGTTGACGATTATGATTTTTTTGGCGTCTATCCGGCTCTTGATACATGTATGGCAATGGGCTCGCTACTTCAAGGAATGCAAGATAACGACGATAGCACCTTATTAAATGTGCCTTTGCTATCTATTAACAGCGTTCGTCATTATGTTCAGTTACTGTTAGCACAAGAGCATCAACAACAAGAAGAAATTGTTTTAAAAGAAGCCGATATAGAAGAGCATCCGCTAATGGTTTGGGAGCGTGAGACCCAACAAGAAGCGTTTGACGTATTGCAGCAGGCCGCACAAAATAAAAGCACCTGCCAACAATTGAAAGCCTTGGTGTTAGAGGAAAAAATCAGTAACTTAGGCATTGAGTATTAA
- the yghU gene encoding glutathione-dependent disulfide-bond oxidoreductase: MSEYTPPKIWQWEPGNGGAFANINRPISGATHDKPLPVGKHPLQLYSLGTPNGVKVTIMLEELLALGIKEAEYDAHLIRIQEGEQFSSGFVALNPNSKIPALCDTTTEPATRVFESGSILLYLGEKFGQFIPAQLAQRTQCLNWLFWQMGSAPMLGGGFGHFYAYAPEKFEYPINRFAMEVKRQLDVLDKHLAMNQFMAGDEYTIADMAIWPWYGALATNKVYEAAEFLQAHEYKHLLRWTEEINQRPAVKRGRMVNRTWGEPEEQLHERHHASDFELKTQDKIAPEQD; this comes from the coding sequence ATGAGCGAATATACTCCCCCTAAGATTTGGCAATGGGAGCCTGGTAATGGTGGTGCTTTTGCCAACATCAATCGGCCGATTTCAGGCGCGACTCATGACAAGCCCTTACCTGTTGGCAAACATCCGCTGCAATTGTATTCTCTTGGCACCCCAAACGGCGTCAAAGTCACCATTATGCTCGAAGAGTTGTTAGCACTTGGCATCAAAGAAGCCGAATATGACGCTCATTTGATTCGGATTCAAGAAGGTGAACAGTTTTCTAGCGGTTTTGTTGCGCTCAACCCCAACTCCAAAATCCCAGCCTTATGCGATACCACCACAGAGCCGGCAACGCGAGTGTTTGAGTCGGGATCTATTTTACTTTACTTAGGCGAAAAATTTGGCCAGTTTATTCCGGCACAATTAGCACAGCGCACCCAATGTTTAAATTGGTTGTTCTGGCAAATGGGTAGTGCGCCTATGCTAGGCGGTGGTTTTGGTCACTTCTATGCCTATGCCCCTGAAAAATTTGAATACCCAATTAATCGCTTTGCCATGGAAGTAAAACGCCAGCTAGATGTTTTAGACAAGCATTTGGCCATGAACCAATTTATGGCTGGTGACGAGTACACCATTGCAGATATGGCAATTTGGCCTTGGTACGGGGCTCTGGCCACCAATAAAGTCTATGAGGCGGCCGAGTTTCTGCAGGCTCATGAATATAAGCATCTGCTAAGGTGGACTGAAGAAATAAACCAACGACCCGCGGTAAAACGTGGCCGCATGGTAAATCGAACATGGGGTGAGCCAGAAGAGCAACTGCATGAACGTCATCATGCCAGTGACTTTGAATTAAAAACTCAAGACAAAATCGCACCAGAACAAGATTAA